From Arcobacter lacus, one genomic window encodes:
- a CDS encoding HAD family hydrolase, with translation MEKKYILFDNDGVLVETENWYYEANKKALKKLGLDLDFDFYQSIMIKGGSAFELAQINQIENDVIEKHRKIRDEYYQEFLQTKDLAIPNVKKVLNNLSKKYKMAIVTTSRRVDFELIHKNRGISDFMEFILCVEDYAKAKPNPEPYLKGLEKFGAKNEETIVVEDSQRGLISAVNAKIDCAIIKNKFTITQDFSKAKYFLETIEELEAILN, from the coding sequence ATGGAAAAAAAATATATACTTTTTGATAATGATGGAGTTTTAGTAGAAACTGAAAACTGGTATTATGAAGCGAATAAAAAGGCATTAAAAAAACTTGGGTTAGATTTAGATTTTGACTTTTACCAAAGCATAATGATAAAAGGTGGTAGCGCTTTTGAATTAGCTCAAATAAATCAAATTGAAAATGATGTTATAGAAAAGCATAGAAAAATTCGTGATGAGTATTATCAAGAATTTTTACAAACAAAAGACCTTGCTATTCCAAATGTAAAAAAAGTTCTAAATAACCTTTCAAAAAAATATAAAATGGCAATAGTTACAACTTCAAGAAGAGTTGATTTTGAGTTAATTCATAAAAATAGAGGAATAAGTGACTTTATGGAGTTTATTCTTTGTGTAGAAGACTATGCAAAAGCTAAACCAAATCCAGAACCATATTTAAAAGGATTAGAAAAGTTTGGTGCAAAGAATGAAGAAACTATTGTAGTTGAAGATTCACAAAGAGGACTTATTTCAGCAGTAAATGCAAAAATAGATTGTGCTATCATAAAAAATAAATTTACAATAACACAAGACTTTTCAAAAGCTAAATATTTTTTAGAAACAATCGAAGAGTTAGAAGCTATTTTGAATTAA
- a CDS encoding TlpA family protein disulfide reductase encodes MKNILVIGFIFLGLLFSGCGSESIDKSAISKTKKEETNVKFQSESFTLISTNEKFISLQSTPNGLDFDEFKGKKAVLVDIFATWCPPCIESIPKLRDVKEKYKDNFEIVSVLFQDDKTAEEMKKFIEEYKINYTITMGGDNQKLADEFNVKKIPEMFLFSKDGKFVKKFIGKVSQEELERYIKVAIEN; translated from the coding sequence ATGAAAAATATTTTAGTAATTGGTTTTATATTTTTAGGATTATTATTTAGTGGTTGTGGTTCTGAATCAATAGACAAAAGTGCTATTTCAAAAACAAAAAAAGAAGAAACAAATGTAAAGTTTCAATCAGAATCTTTTACTTTAATTTCAACAAATGAAAAATTTATTAGTCTTCAAAGTACTCCAAATGGTTTGGATTTTGATGAATTTAAAGGAAAAAAAGCTGTATTAGTTGATATTTTTGCTACTTGGTGTCCTCCTTGTATTGAATCGATACCTAAATTAAGAGATGTAAAAGAGAAATACAAAGATAACTTTGAAATAGTTTCAGTTTTATTTCAAGATGATAAAACAGCTGAAGAGATGAAAAAATTCATAGAAGAGTATAAAATCAATTATACAATTACTATGGGTGGAGATAATCAAAAATTAGCAGATGAATTTAATGTAAAAAAAATTCCTGAAATGTTTTTATTTTCAAAAGATGGAAAATTTGTAAAAAAATTTATAGGTAAAGTATCTCAAGAAGAGTTAGAAAGATATATAAAAGTAGCTATTGAGAATTAA
- a CDS encoding DsbA family protein, with the protein MQNKKLVLGSLVVLIAIFVSLAFFYKSEKQSETVSSVSNINELLVRDYSMKHGENKKNIYVVEFLDPECESCAIFNPVVRKLYKEYHEDIQIVIKYLANHKNSEFAIKLLEASREQNKYDEVLDVIFEKQPLWAQHNNEKPELLWELLTIIPNLDIEKLKNDMNNPKYDEIINTDTSDARKLGVRGTPTIFVNGVELKTLSTKALFDLVEAEIFK; encoded by the coding sequence ATGCAAAATAAAAAGTTAGTTTTAGGTTCTTTGGTTGTTCTTATAGCCATATTTGTTAGTTTGGCTTTTTTTTATAAAAGTGAGAAACAAAGTGAAACGGTATCGTCAGTTTCAAATATAAATGAATTATTAGTAAGAGATTACTCTATGAAACATGGTGAAAATAAAAAAAATATTTATGTAGTAGAATTTCTTGATCCTGAATGTGAATCTTGTGCAATATTTAATCCAGTAGTTAGAAAATTATATAAAGAGTATCACGAAGATATTCAAATAGTTATAAAATATTTAGCAAATCATAAAAATTCAGAATTTGCTATCAAACTTTTAGAAGCTTCAAGAGAGCAAAACAAGTATGATGAAGTTTTAGATGTGATTTTTGAAAAACAACCTTTATGGGCACAACATAACAATGAAAAACCAGAATTATTATGGGAACTTTTAACGATAATTCCAAATCTTGATATTGAAAAATTAAAAAATGATATGAATAATCCAAAATACGATGAGATTATAAATACTGATACTTCAGATGCTAGAAAACTAGGGGTTAGAGGAACGCCAACTATTTTTGTAAATGGGGTTGAATTAAAAACTTTATCTACTAAAGCTTTATTTGATTTAGTAGAAGCAGAAATTTTTAAGTAG
- a CDS encoding disulfide oxidoreductase → MNFIFLAFLTSLVATFGSLFFSEVMYFIPCSLCWYQRIFMYPLVFIFLMNLLYPDNKVFKYSLPLVIVGLAISIYHNLLILKIIPETLSPCVQGIPCSVDYLNWLGFITIPLLSFLSYTVILISLILFKRKSVDAK, encoded by the coding sequence TTGAATTTTATTTTTCTGGCATTTTTGACTTCTTTAGTTGCAACATTTGGAAGTTTATTTTTTTCTGAAGTTATGTACTTTATCCCTTGCTCTTTGTGTTGGTACCAAAGAATATTTATGTATCCATTAGTTTTTATATTTTTGATGAATCTTTTATATCCTGATAATAAAGTTTTTAAGTACAGTTTACCATTAGTTATTGTTGGGCTAGCAATATCTATTTATCATAATCTATTGATATTAAAAATAATTCCAGAAACTCTTTCTCCTTGTGTTCAAGGAATTCCTTGCTCTGTTGATTACTTAAATTGGCTTGGTTTTATAACAATTCCTTTGTTATCTTTTCTTAGTTATACTGTTATCCTTATTTCATTAATTTTATTTAAAAGGAAAAGTGTAGATGCAAAATAA
- a CDS encoding glycosyltransferase family 2 protein produces the protein MAGLFQVFFWLTQDNLITLKEDSFEKIESLSYSPYEGYNKNLLSKQQIYDDVTMLENFTNKLRTYATLEANAVLEATPDSNMPIDLGLWISGDHEQNHLEIKRAIKLLEKYPNRINSVIVGNEVLLRADLDDVELFAYVDFMRQFTKKPITVAETWDVWERVPDLAKHVDFLTIHILPYWEKIPIDRFNEFVIEKYSLVHKIHPDKKIVIGETGWPSHGYNNRSAVPSLKNQAMAIRGFVNLANENGWHYNIIEAFDQQWKGYDEGNVGQYWGIFTSNRELKFQLNGDIELNQYWLYQMIVATILGAIITLLGLRNQRVNISHALAYAVTAQGMAFGIVMAAIYPFINYMNFGMWVMWGMGTFLMIPLVIITLAKANELFRSSIGVPPSRLVPLDLKSQNAPLVSIHVPAYKEEPHVLEETLRSLSQLKYPNYEVLVIINNTPEEYYWKPIEKLCEELGDKFVFMNITCTGFKAGALNAALERTNKDAEIVAVIDADYKVESPWLVDLVPLFDDPKVAIVQAPQDHRDGKESIMKAAMNAEYAGFFDIGMVDRNEENAIVVHGTMVMVRLSAMMEVGGWGTDTIVEDSELGLRLFEAGYTAHYTNRRYGYGLLPDTLEAFKTQRHRWAYGAIQILKKHWREFKPSANRLTPRQKNKFVTGWFFWLSDAMGPIMAVMNIIWVPVIIFVGVTIPTIPLTIPIITAFLVNILHTFILYRTKVKATFKEILLSSIASMSLQLIIFKAVFDGFIKDGLPFKRTQKGGKAKKSANPIKYESILAVLLLIAFFALIFTNKTGITEIYVFAVTIFIQSIPYLSAIIMRMLEVYSIKHQKS, from the coding sequence ATGGCAGGATTATTTCAAGTGTTTTTTTGGTTAACACAAGATAATCTTATTACTTTAAAAGAAGATTCATTTGAAAAAATAGAATCACTTTCTTACTCTCCATATGAAGGGTATAACAAAAATTTGTTATCTAAACAACAAATTTATGATGATGTGACTATGTTGGAAAACTTCACAAATAAACTTAGAACATATGCTACATTAGAAGCAAATGCAGTTTTAGAAGCAACTCCTGATAGCAATATGCCTATTGATTTAGGACTTTGGATAAGTGGTGATCACGAGCAAAACCATTTAGAAATCAAACGAGCTATTAAATTACTTGAAAAGTATCCAAATAGAATAAATAGCGTTATAGTAGGAAATGAGGTTCTTTTAAGAGCTGATTTAGATGACGTTGAGCTGTTTGCTTATGTTGATTTTATGAGACAATTTACAAAAAAACCAATAACAGTAGCTGAAACTTGGGATGTTTGGGAAAGAGTTCCAGATTTAGCAAAACATGTTGATTTTTTAACTATACATATCTTACCTTATTGGGAAAAAATACCTATAGATAGATTCAATGAGTTTGTTATTGAAAAATACTCTCTAGTACATAAAATTCATCCAGATAAAAAGATAGTAATTGGGGAGACTGGTTGGCCAAGTCATGGATATAATAATAGAAGTGCAGTACCAAGTTTGAAAAACCAAGCTATGGCTATTAGAGGTTTTGTAAATCTTGCAAATGAAAATGGTTGGCACTATAATATAATCGAAGCTTTTGACCAACAATGGAAAGGTTATGATGAAGGAAATGTTGGTCAATATTGGGGTATTTTCACTTCAAATAGAGAGTTAAAATTCCAATTAAATGGAGACATTGAATTAAATCAATATTGGTTGTATCAAATGATTGTAGCAACAATCCTTGGAGCAATAATAACTTTATTGGGACTTAGAAATCAAAGAGTAAATATAAGTCATGCACTAGCTTATGCTGTAACTGCACAAGGTATGGCATTTGGTATAGTTATGGCTGCAATTTATCCATTTATTAACTATATGAACTTTGGTATGTGGGTAATGTGGGGAATGGGAACTTTCCTTATGATACCTCTTGTAATTATAACTTTAGCAAAAGCAAATGAGTTATTTAGATCTTCTATAGGAGTGCCACCTTCAAGACTTGTTCCTCTTGATCTAAAATCACAAAATGCACCACTTGTTTCAATACACGTTCCTGCATATAAAGAAGAGCCTCATGTTTTAGAAGAAACTTTAAGAAGTTTATCACAACTAAAATATCCAAACTATGAAGTTTTAGTTATCATAAATAATACTCCTGAAGAGTATTACTGGAAACCTATTGAAAAACTATGTGAAGAGTTAGGTGATAAATTTGTATTTATGAATATTACTTGTACTGGATTTAAAGCTGGTGCACTTAATGCTGCATTAGAAAGAACAAACAAAGATGCTGAAATTGTAGCTGTTATTGATGCAGATTATAAAGTTGAATCACCTTGGCTTGTTGATTTAGTTCCGTTATTTGATGATCCAAAAGTTGCTATCGTTCAAGCTCCACAAGATCATAGAGATGGAAAAGAGTCTATTATGAAAGCTGCTATGAATGCAGAATATGCAGGATTCTTTGATATTGGTATGGTTGATAGAAATGAAGAAAATGCAATAGTTGTTCATGGAACTATGGTTATGGTAAGACTTAGTGCTATGATGGAAGTTGGTGGTTGGGGAACTGATACAATTGTTGAAGATAGTGAATTAGGATTAAGACTATTTGAAGCAGGATATACAGCTCACTATACAAATAGAAGATATGGTTATGGTTTACTTCCTGATACTTTAGAAGCATTTAAAACTCAAAGACACAGATGGGCTTATGGTGCTATTCAAATTCTAAAAAAACACTGGAGAGAGTTTAAACCAAGTGCAAATAGACTTACACCTAGACAAAAAAATAAATTTGTTACAGGTTGGTTCTTCTGGTTAAGTGATGCAATGGGTCCAATAATGGCTGTTATGAATATCATTTGGGTTCCTGTTATTATTTTTGTAGGTGTTACTATTCCTACAATTCCACTTACTATTCCAATTATTACAGCATTTTTAGTAAATATTTTACATACATTTATTTTGTATAGAACAAAAGTAAAAGCAACTTTTAAAGAGATACTTTTAAGTTCAATTGCTTCTATGAGTTTACAGTTGATTATTTTCAAAGCTGTATTTGATGGGTTTATAAAAGATGGTTTACCATTTAAAAGAACTCAAAAAGGTGGAAAAGCTAAAAAAAGTGCAAACCCTATAAAATATGAATCAATCTTAGCTGTATTATTATTGATTGCATTTTTTGCACTAATTTTCACAAATAAAACTGGAATTACAGAAATTTATGTATTTGCAGTAACTATATTTATTCAAAGTATTCCTTACTTATCAGCAATTATCATGAGAATGCTAGAGGTTTACTCTATAAAACATCAGAAATCTTAA
- a CDS encoding RNA polymerase sigma factor yields the protein MLKYYKELLLYIKDKIPNKDNAQDIVQETYEKVISIKNTQEIENERALLYKVAKNIIIDRLRKNKNYKEISYEEENFISQSKAPEDLAIEQNQQDILMKELKKLPPKRKEAFVLHILEGYTKEEIAKIMNISYLAVEKHISRATIELREKLRKKEEI from the coding sequence ATGTTGAAATATTATAAAGAACTACTTTTATATATCAAAGATAAAATTCCAAATAAAGATAATGCACAAGATATAGTTCAAGAAACTTATGAAAAAGTTATATCTATAAAAAATACTCAAGAAATAGAAAATGAAAGAGCCCTACTTTACAAAGTGGCAAAAAATATCATCATAGATAGACTAAGAAAAAACAAAAATTACAAAGAGATTTCTTATGAAGAAGAAAATTTCATATCACAATCGAAAGCACCTGAAGATTTAGCAATAGAACAAAATCAACAAGATATTTTGATGAAAGAACTAAAAAAACTACCACCAAAAAGAAAAGAAGCTTTTGTATTACATATATTAGAAGGCTATACAAAAGAAGAAATAGCAAAAATAATGAATATCTCATATTTAGCAGTAGAAAAACATATTTCAAGAGCAACTATAGAATTAAGAGAAAAACTAAGAAAAAAAGAGGAAATCTAA
- a CDS encoding FecR family protein, with translation MSNQDIRDEELITQIKALPKDFLEELKNEVKLNREKENRKRRFLRRIIPLVAACILSVVSVSLFVDFPTYSKEYLASNKVQNDILLPDNSKIYLDANTTINVKYYKNKRVINLSNGKAIFEVTSNESQPFIVNTKRINVKVLGTKFEVVNLEDKLQVNVLEGKVQVSKAQNDKELAVVTKGQSLQLDKNANLVSQNSVNIEKMLQWKDGKYSFQQTSLNEVLNEFSKHLDINIVFEKEKAKLYPISGNFEVKHFDNFLKVLPIIHPVKVENKDNIIVIK, from the coding sequence ATGTCAAATCAAGATATCCGAGATGAAGAATTAATAACTCAAATAAAAGCCTTACCAAAAGATTTTTTAGAAGAACTAAAAAATGAAGTAAAACTAAATAGAGAAAAAGAAAATAGAAAAAGAAGATTTTTAAGACGAATAATTCCTCTTGTTGCTGCCTGTATTTTAAGTGTTGTATCTGTTTCGCTTTTTGTAGATTTTCCAACTTATTCAAAAGAGTATTTAGCTTCAAACAAAGTACAAAATGATATTTTATTACCTGATAATTCAAAAATATATTTAGATGCAAATACAACTATAAATGTTAAATATTATAAAAATAAAAGAGTAATAAATCTATCAAATGGAAAAGCAATATTTGAAGTAACTTCAAATGAATCTCAGCCTTTTATAGTAAATACAAAACGAATAAATGTAAAAGTTTTAGGTACAAAGTTTGAAGTTGTAAATCTTGAAGATAAATTACAAGTAAATGTTTTAGAAGGGAAAGTTCAAGTTTCAAAAGCGCAAAATGATAAAGAGTTAGCAGTAGTTACAAAAGGGCAATCTTTACAACTTGATAAAAATGCAAATTTAGTTAGTCAAAATAGCGTAAATATCGAGAAAATGCTCCAATGGAAAGATGGAAAATATAGTTTTCAACAAACAAGTTTAAATGAAGTATTAAATGAGTTCTCAAAACATTTAGATATAAATATAGTTTTTGAAAAAGAAAAAGCAAAACTATACCCAATAAGTGGGAATTTTGAAGTCAAACATTTTGATAACTTTTTAAAAGTTTTACCTATAATACATCCAGTTAAAGTTGAAAATAAAGATAATATTATTGTTATAAAATAA
- a CDS encoding TonB-dependent siderophore receptor, translated as MSLLKKSLIAPSLAILLATNLYSANYTVDTTNATKAIEKISELSNIPFIVDTNILNGKNTNKIQNVQNLDEALKLMFEGTGLEAVVKNNTIVIKKIEGKGTVLEPISVNDKYLGNITENSDSYTTGSMRTATKLDLSIRETPQSVMVISQQMLEDRKTDEFYSLIKKVTGVSVSEGFDGRATYYSRGFDLDYYLLDGLPVTQNWYTINNYNMDAYDRVEIVKGANGLMVGAGNPAVSINMVRKHANSKVFKGDIEASAGSWDMYKLKTDIQTPLNEDGSVRARLVASYKDKNSFVDKTSQENSLVYGVVDTDITDNTTISAGASYEENNRDGIMGGGSSLPAFYSDGTKTDFSRSKSYNFDWSEWNTSITSYFTDIKHYFDNDILLNAAYSHNEIYTKDRNFTNIQGTLNKDGSGLTAGYGKYPEKIKKDSIDIYASIPFELAKKEHEIIVGTQYNRENDKKYKPEFTGKYNITNYFTQDGSEFVNEPNLGRNILRQDADTEQKSVYLTGKFELVDDLKLILGSRLTTWEYDSYSWDTNSRTKYDHDNVFTPFVGLVYDIDENHSAYMSYTDIFLPQGNVRDKSGSILDPKEGSNYEVGIKGEYFDKKLNAGLTLFRLEQDNVAESIPGEFVNGSGGTEQAYKSMEGVTSKGIELEIGGEITDNWDISAGFTHFEAKDANKEKVNTTIPRNNINIFTKYTINDFSFGAGINWKSKGYSKSATREITQDAYAVVDLMASYKFSKNLSTQLNINNLFDKTYYIGYSTSSYNYGDPVNGIISMKYSF; from the coding sequence ATGAGTCTATTAAAAAAATCATTAATAGCACCAAGCTTAGCCATACTTCTGGCTACAAACTTATATTCAGCAAATTATACTGTTGATACTACAAATGCCACAAAAGCTATTGAAAAAATATCAGAGCTTTCAAATATACCTTTTATTGTGGATACAAATATTTTAAATGGTAAAAATACAAATAAAATACAAAATGTGCAAAATTTAGATGAAGCTTTAAAACTCATGTTTGAAGGAACAGGACTTGAAGCAGTAGTAAAAAACAATACAATTGTTATAAAAAAAATTGAAGGTAAAGGTACAGTTTTAGAGCCAATTTCAGTTAATGATAAATATTTAGGAAATATTACAGAAAATAGTGATTCATATACAACAGGAAGTATGAGAACTGCTACAAAACTTGATTTATCTATAAGAGAAACTCCGCAATCTGTTATGGTAATAAGCCAACAAATGTTAGAAGATAGAAAAACTGATGAATTTTATTCTTTGATAAAAAAAGTAACTGGTGTGTCAGTATCTGAAGGATTTGATGGAAGAGCAACCTATTATTCAAGAGGATTTGACCTTGATTATTATTTACTAGATGGACTTCCTGTAACACAAAATTGGTATACAATAAATAATTATAATATGGATGCTTACGATAGAGTCGAAATTGTAAAAGGTGCAAATGGACTTATGGTAGGTGCAGGAAATCCTGCTGTTTCTATAAATATGGTAAGAAAACATGCAAATAGTAAAGTATTTAAAGGTGATATAGAAGCAAGTGCAGGTTCTTGGGATATGTACAAACTAAAAACAGATATTCAAACTCCTTTAAATGAAGATGGAAGTGTTAGAGCAAGATTAGTAGCAAGTTATAAAGATAAAAACTCTTTTGTAGATAAAACTAGTCAAGAAAATAGTTTAGTTTATGGTGTAGTTGATACTGATATTACAGATAATACTACGATATCAGCTGGTGCAAGCTATGAAGAGAATAATAGAGATGGTATTATGGGTGGAGGTTCTTCTTTACCTGCATTTTATAGTGATGGAACAAAAACTGATTTTAGCCGTTCTAAAAGTTATAACTTCGATTGGAGTGAATGGAATACAAGTATAACTTCATATTTTACAGATATAAAACACTACTTTGATAATGATATTTTATTAAATGCTGCATACTCTCATAATGAAATTTATACAAAAGATAGAAATTTTACAAATATTCAAGGTACTTTAAATAAAGATGGTTCTGGTTTAACTGCTGGTTATGGTAAATATCCTGAAAAGATTAAAAAAGATAGTATAGATATTTATGCTTCTATCCCATTTGAATTAGCAAAAAAAGAACATGAAATAATTGTAGGAACGCAATATAATAGAGAAAATGATAAAAAGTATAAACCAGAATTTACAGGAAAATACAATATTACTAATTATTTCACTCAAGATGGTAGTGAGTTTGTGAATGAGCCAAATTTGGGGAGAAATATTTTAAGACAAGATGCAGATACAGAACAAAAATCGGTTTATCTTACTGGAAAATTTGAATTAGTGGATGATTTAAAACTAATTCTTGGTTCAAGACTTACAACTTGGGAATATGATAGTTATAGTTGGGATACAAATAGCAGAACAAAATATGACCATGACAATGTATTTACACCTTTTGTTGGTTTAGTTTATGATATAGATGAAAATCACTCAGCTTATATGAGTTATACAGATATTTTTCTACCACAAGGTAATGTTAGAGATAAAAGTGGCTCTATCTTAGATCCAAAAGAAGGAAGCAATTATGAAGTTGGTATCAAGGGGGAATATTTTGATAAAAAGTTAAATGCTGGATTAACTCTATTTAGATTAGAGCAAGATAATGTTGCAGAATCAATACCTGGTGAATTTGTAAATGGTTCAGGAGGAACAGAACAAGCTTATAAAAGTATGGAAGGTGTAACTTCAAAAGGAATCGAACTTGAAATTGGTGGAGAAATCACTGATAATTGGGATATTAGCGCAGGATTTACTCATTTTGAAGCAAAAGATGCTAATAAAGAGAAAGTGAATACGACTATACCAAGAAATAATATAAATATCTTTACAAAATATACAATAAATGATTTTAGTTTTGGAGCAGGAATAAACTGGAAAAGTAAAGGATATAGTAAATCTGCTACAAGAGAAATCACTCAAGATGCTTATGCAGTTGTTGATTTGATGGCTTCATATAAATTTAGTAAAAATTTATCAACACAACTAAATATCAATAATTTATTTGATAAAACATATTATATTGGATATAGTACGTCTAGTTATAATTATGGTGATCCTGTTAATGGTATAATAAGCATGAAATATTCATTTTAA
- a CDS encoding sensor domain-containing diguanylate cyclase, translated as MLLKSKYKVVVLITVLLIFFSILLSFINYIVSLRSAQSQLKEQALPLSLDNIYTDIQKNIIQPYLVSSMMANDTFVQEWLANDEENNQRIERYLEAIKNKYDMFNTFLVSDKTKNYYTQSGFVEKVDENNPTDKWYFNFKNTQNKHEINLDFNEHLSNNLIMFINYKIFDKEYHFLGATGVAIKISYIDDLLKSFRSKHKFIVTFFNEDGKVVLSERQINSKKNLDEYEGLKEYKDVILSKKANTIEYSNKGNRYILNTKYIPELDLYLTIEANLSDFTKDAHDVFYLNLLGSIFVTSIISILISLIIKNYSKKLEYLLVYDPLTNIPNRRDFEEKLKNQILLKKRKETEISLIFLDVDNFKRINDQFGHQKGDLVLKRVANILASGIRETDLIARWGGEEFIIALIDSPLENSKIICEDLRKVIEEDMELVEICSFNVTASFGLTMVKKLETKESALIRVDEAMYKSKNSGKNKITVL; from the coding sequence ATGCTGTTAAAATCAAAATACAAAGTTGTTGTACTAATCACTGTTTTATTAATCTTTTTTTCTATATTACTTTCATTTATAAATTATATAGTTTCATTAAGAAGTGCTCAAAGCCAGTTAAAAGAACAAGCTTTACCCTTATCTTTAGACAATATTTATACAGATATACAAAAAAATATCATTCAACCATACTTAGTTTCTTCTATGATGGCAAATGATACTTTCGTTCAAGAATGGCTTGCAAATGATGAAGAAAATAATCAAAGAATAGAAAGATACCTAGAAGCTATCAAAAATAAATATGATATGTTTAATACATTTTTAGTGTCAGATAAAACAAAAAATTACTATACTCAAAGTGGTTTTGTAGAAAAAGTAGATGAAAATAATCCAACGGATAAGTGGTATTTTAATTTTAAAAATACTCAAAACAAACATGAAATAAATTTAGATTTCAATGAACATTTATCAAATAATCTAATTATGTTTATAAATTACAAAATTTTTGACAAAGAGTATCACTTTTTAGGAGCTACTGGAGTTGCTATCAAAATCTCGTATATTGATGATTTACTAAAATCTTTTAGATCAAAACATAAGTTTATTGTTACTTTTTTTAATGAAGATGGAAAAGTTGTTCTATCTGAAAGACAAATAAATAGTAAAAAAAATTTAGATGAATATGAAGGTTTGAAAGAGTATAAAGATGTTATTTTATCAAAAAAAGCAAATACGATTGAATATTCAAATAAAGGAAATAGATATATTTTAAATACAAAATATATTCCTGAATTAGATTTATATTTAACTATTGAAGCAAATTTAAGTGATTTTACAAAAGATGCTCATGATGTATTTTATTTGAACTTATTAGGTTCAATTTTTGTTACATCTATTATCTCAATTCTTATTTCTTTAATAATAAAAAACTATAGTAAAAAATTAGAGTATCTTTTAGTTTATGACCCTTTAACAAATATTCCAAATAGAAGAGATTTTGAAGAAAAACTAAAAAATCAAATATTATTGAAAAAAAGAAAAGAGACTGAAATATCTTTAATATTTTTAGATGTAGATAACTTCAAAAGAATAAATGATCAATTTGGTCATCAAAAAGGTGATTTAGTTTTAAAAAGAGTTGCTAATATTTTGGCTTCTGGTATTAGAGAAACTGATTTAATCGCAAGATGGGGTGGAGAAGAATTTATCATAGCTTTGATTGATTCACCACTTGAAAATTCAAAAATAATTTGTGAAGACTTAAGAAAAGTCATTGAAGAAGATATGGAATTGGTAGAAATTTGTTCTTTTAATGTTACTGCTAGTTTTGGTTTAACAATGGTGAAAAAACTAGAAACTAAAGAAAGTGCATTAATAAGAGTTGATGAAGCAATGTATAAATCAAAAAATAGTGGGAAAAATAAAATTACAGTATTATAA
- a CDS encoding VIT1/CCC1 transporter family protein — protein MNIISSDKEKLKKALKQQQNEINDYTIYKALSLFQKNEENKKIFEKIANEEKSHYDFWVKITNKQLKAQNIIVFWYLFLVKIFGTSFALKSLEKREAGAEEFYKELFEIYPESRNIYKQETEHEFALIDMLHDKKLIYAGAIVLGMNDALVELTGTLSGIAFAFDKSLVVGLTGLIMGIAASLSMAGSAYLEAKENPSELIKPLTYSLYTGVSYILTTAILVIPFFIFDSIIESLILMFICAFIAIVSYNFYISVAKDLSFTKRILQMSAITFGVAIISFLIGYLVKYYFGIEI, from the coding sequence ATGAATATTATCTCATCAGATAAAGAAAAACTAAAAAAAGCTCTAAAACAACAACAAAACGAGATAAATGATTATACTATTTATAAAGCCTTATCTCTTTTTCAAAAAAATGAAGAAAATAAAAAAATATTTGAAAAAATTGCAAATGAAGAAAAAAGTCACTACGATTTTTGGGTAAAAATCACAAATAAACAATTGAAAGCACAAAATATAATAGTATTTTGGTATCTTTTTCTTGTAAAAATTTTTGGTACATCTTTTGCTTTAAAATCTTTAGAAAAAAGAGAAGCTGGAGCAGAAGAGTTTTATAAAGAACTTTTTGAAATATATCCAGAATCACGAAATATTTATAAACAAGAAACTGAACATGAATTTGCTCTTATTGATATGTTGCATGATAAAAAACTTATTTATGCAGGTGCAATAGTTTTAGGTATGAATGATGCTTTAGTTGAGTTAACAGGGACATTAAGTGGTATTGCTTTTGCTTTTGACAAAAGTTTAGTTGTTGGACTTACTGGACTTATCATGGGAATAGCTGCTTCGCTGTCAATGGCCGGTTCAGCATATCTTGAAGCAAAAGAAAATCCAAGTGAACTTATAAAACCTCTAACGTATTCACTTTATACTGGAGTTTCATATATTCTTACAACTGCTATTTTAGTAATTCCATTTTTCATATTTGATTCTATTATCGAATCTTTAATTTTAATGTTTATTTGTGCATTTATTGCTATTGTTTCATATAATTTTTATATAAGTGTTGCAAAAGATTTAAGTTTTACAAAAAGAATTTTACAAATGTCAGCTATAACTTTTGGTGTTGCAATAATCTCATTTTTGATTGGGTATTTAGTAAAATATTACTTTGGAATAGAAATTTAA